In the Malaya genurostris strain Urasoe2022 chromosome 1, Malgen_1.1, whole genome shotgun sequence genome, one interval contains:
- the LOC131440582 gene encoding tRNA (guanine-N(7)-)-methyltransferase non-catalytic subunit wuho — protein sequence MSLLKLFGNSLISAFNDKICYLNETTSWSHMIDFSSPYEKGRPLKYFDGNNEKHPREDIDQQIELSGGLNIITSLEVHENKSLLAIVTSDKSLFLYKIENFDGPECLKLLSRRLVARASSCMQFSAGGRFVIVCDKSGDCYEYDCENITKPGRWILGHMSQVLAILVNSDDSLIVTSERDEKIRVTKYPQCHTIQTFCLGHTEFVSDLKFLDTQNDTMLLSLSGDETLRIWEYRTGKELLQKQLKLPGIRLATKHLDDGYTLVVILCYKPNTLAVYRITTENNLQCEFIQDLKTTEKNIYTALTLDDHNNLIAQIINADTSEASLKKYKFDREKNKFSVDNNDFSSEHILSNLNKEHFPYTDKVSSLFKKKFDNIKVYLERKRKRIDDTNKEF from the exons ATGTCGTTATTGAAACTTTTTGGAAATTCATTGATATCTGCTTTCAacgataaaatttgttatttaaaCGAGACAACAAGTTGGTCTCATATGATAGATTTTTCATCTCCGTATGAAAAAGGGCGCCCACTTAAATATTTCGATGGGAATAATGAAAAACATCCTCGAGAGGATATAGATCAGCAAATCGAATTAAGTGGCGGGTTGAATATTATTACCTCGCTGGAAGTGCACGAAAACAAATCTTTATTGGCTATAGTGACAAGCGACAAATCATTGTTTCtttacaaaattgaaaattttgatggaCCTGAATGTCTTAAATTATTATCACGGCGACTAGTTGCAAGAGCTTCAAGTTGTATGCAATTTTCAGCCGGTGGTAGATTTGTTATTGTATGCGATAAAAGCGGCGATTGTTACGAGTATGATTGCGAGAATATAACCAAACCAGGTCGGTGGATCTTAGGTCATATGAGTCAGGTGCTTGCCATACTTGTCAATTCAGATGATAG cCTGATTGTAACCAGCgaaagagatgagaaaatacgtGTGACTAAATATCCTCAATGTCATactattcaaacattttgtcTTGGACACACCGAATTTGTCTCTGATTTGAAGTTTCTAGACACCCAAAATGATACAATGTTACTTTCTCTGTCAGGAGATGAAACGCTACGTATATGGGAATATAGAACAGGGAAGGAATTGcttcaaaaacaattaaaattacCAGGTATTAGACTGGCGACCAAACATTTAGACGATGGATATACATTGGTAGTCATTCTTTGCTACAAGCCAAATACATTAGCCGTGTACAGAATAACCACTGAAAACAATTTGCAATGCGAATTTATCCAGGATCTGAAAACtacggaaaaaaatatttatactgCTTTAACGCTCGATGATCATAACAACTTAATTGCACAGATAATAAATGCAGACACTTCTGAAGCGTCGCTGAAAAAGTATAAATTTGATCGCGAAAAAAACAAGTTCAGCGTAGACAATAATGATTTCTCAAGTGAGCATATACTTAGTAATTTAAACAAGGAACATTTTCCGTACACTGATAAAGTCTCCTCTCTGTTTAAGAAAAAATTTGATAATATTAAGGTTTATCTCGAACGTAAACGAAAGAGAATTGATGACACCAATAAagaattttaa
- the LOC131440581 gene encoding 26S proteasome regulatory subunit 10B has translation MASTVESAREKALQEYRKKLLEHKEVESRLKELRESLKELTKQFDKSENDLKALQSVGQIVGEVLKQLTEDKFIVKATNGPRYVVGCRRQLDKTKLKSGTRVALDMTTLTIMRYLPREVDPLVYNMSHEDPGEVTYSAIGGLSEQIRELREVIELPLLNPELFLRVGITPPKGCLLYGPPGTGKTLLARAVASQLDANFLKVVSSAIVDKYIGESARLIREMFNYARDHQPCIIFMDEIDAIGGRRFSEGTSADREIQRTLMELLNQMDGFDSLGQVKMIMATNRPDTLDPALLRPGRLDRKIEIPLPNEQARLEILKIHAAPIAKHGDIDYEAVVKLSDNFNGADLRNVCTEAGLFAIRAEREYVIQEDFMKAVRKVADNKRLESKLDYKPV, from the exons atggcATCGACTGTAGAATCTGCTCGCGAGAAAGCATTACAAGAATACCGTAAAAAATTATTAGAGCATAAGGAAGTGGAATCCAGATTAAAAGAAT tgAGAGAATCATTAAAAGAGTTAACGAAGCAATTCGATAAATCGGAAAATGATTTGAAGGCTCTTCAAAGTGTTGGTCAAATTGTAGGCGAGGTTTTGAAACAACTGACCGAAGATAAATTTATTGTGAAAGCCACTAATGGTCCTCGTTATGTCGTAGGATGTCGTCGACAATTGgataaaactaaactaaaatctGGAACTCGTGTTGCATTGGACATGACAACTTTAACGATAATGAGATATCTACCACGTGAAGTAGATCCTCTTGTTTATAATATGTCTCATGAAGATCCAGGCGAGGTCACATATTCTGCAATTGGTGGTTTATCAGAACAAATTCGAGAACTGCGAGAAGTAATAGAACTTCCTTTACTTAATCCTGAATTATTTTTACGTGTGGGCATCACTCCGCCAAAAGGATGCTTACTTTATGGGCCACCCGGAACTGGGAAAACCCTTCTGGCACGAGCCGTGGCTTCACAATTGGATGCCAACTTTTTAAAAGTAGTATCATCTGCCATCGTAGATAAGTATATTGGAGAATCTGCTCGTTTGATACGAGAAATGTTCAATTACGCTCGAGATCATCAACCATGCATCATTTTTATGGACGAGATTGATGCTATTGGTGGAAGACGTTTCTCTGAGGGTACTTCAGCTGATCGAGAGATCCAACGCACATTAATGGAACTACTTAATCAAATGGATGGATTTGACTCTCTCGGTCAGGTCAAGATGATTATGGCCACTAACAGACCCGATACATTAGATCCAGCTCTATTGCGACCAGGTCGTTTAGATAGAAAAATAGAAATTCCTCTACCCAATGAACAAGCCAG ATTGgagattttgaaaattcatgCTGCACCGATAGCAAAACACGGGGACATCGACTATGAAGCTGTAGTCAAACTTTCTGATAACTTCAACGGAGCTGATTTGCGTAATGTTTGCACAGAAGCTGGACTATTCGCGATACGGGCCGAACGGGAGTATGTAATTCAGGAGGATTTCATGAAAGCTGTTCGCAAGGTAGCCGATAACAAACGCTTGGAGAGCAAGTTGGATTACAAGCCAGTGTGA